A genomic region of Friedmanniella luteola contains the following coding sequences:
- the dnaN gene encoding DNA polymerase III subunit beta: MKIRLERDTLAEAVQWAARSLPMRPSVPILAGLLVRADAEGVTFSSFDYETSARITVAATVTDEGTVLISGRLLADISRSLPAKPVDITADDSKMELVCGSARFTLQTLPVADYPSLPSMPEATGTVPSTVFAQAVSQVVVAAGRDELLPVFTGVRVEIEGDTISLLATDRYRMALKELSWNPSSTQISATALVPAKVLNETSKSMTAGEEVTLSLAGGSGDGIIGFEGHGASGERQTTTRLLDGEFPKVRHIMNTAAVMNVRVSTAEAIAAAKRVALVAERNTSLRMLIGDGVVTLEAATGDQAQASESIEATVDQPGGGELAVTAAGFNPTYLLDALGAFDTPYVNFAFTAPSKPCQLTGVPELDGEIRTDYRHVIMLMRLPG, translated from the coding sequence GTGAAGATCCGACTCGAGCGCGACACCTTGGCCGAAGCCGTCCAGTGGGCTGCGCGCAGCCTGCCGATGCGGCCGAGCGTGCCGATCCTGGCCGGGCTGCTGGTCCGGGCGGACGCCGAGGGGGTCACCTTCTCCAGCTTCGACTACGAGACCTCCGCCCGGATCACGGTCGCGGCGACGGTCACCGACGAGGGGACCGTGCTCATCTCGGGCCGGCTGCTCGCCGACATCTCCCGCAGCCTGCCGGCCAAGCCGGTCGACATCACCGCCGACGACTCCAAGATGGAGCTGGTCTGCGGCAGCGCCCGCTTCACCCTGCAGACCCTGCCCGTCGCGGACTACCCCTCGCTGCCGAGCATGCCGGAGGCCACCGGCACGGTGCCCAGCACGGTCTTCGCCCAGGCGGTCTCGCAGGTGGTCGTGGCCGCCGGCCGCGACGAGCTGCTGCCGGTCTTCACCGGCGTCCGGGTCGAGATCGAGGGCGACACCATCTCGCTGCTGGCCACCGACCGGTACCGGATGGCGCTCAAGGAGCTCAGCTGGAACCCCAGCTCCACCCAGATCTCGGCCACCGCACTGGTGCCGGCCAAGGTGCTCAACGAGACCTCCAAGTCGATGACGGCGGGCGAGGAGGTCACCCTCAGCCTGGCCGGCGGCTCGGGGGACGGGATCATCGGGTTCGAGGGCCACGGCGCCTCGGGCGAGCGGCAGACCACCACCCGGCTGCTGGACGGCGAGTTCCCGAAGGTGCGGCACATCATGAACACCGCGGCGGTGATGAACGTCCGGGTCAGCACCGCCGAGGCGATCGCCGCCGCCAAGCGCGTCGCCCTGGTCGCCGAGCGCAACACCTCGCTGCGGATGCTGATCGGCGACGGCGTCGTCACCCTCGAGGCCGCCACCGGCGACCAGGCCCAGGCCTCCGAGAGCATCGAGGCGACCGTCGACCAGCCCGGCGGCGGGGAGCTGGCGGTCACCGCGGCCGGCTTCAACCCGACCTACCTGCTCGACGCCCTGGGCGCCTTCGACACGCCCTACGTCAACTTCGCCTTCACCGCCCCCAGCAAGCCCTGCCAGCTGACCGGCGTGCCCGAGCTCGACGGCGAGATCCGCACCGACTACCGCCACGTCATCATGCTGATGCGCCTGCCGGGCTGA
- the recF gene encoding DNA replication/repair protein RecF (All proteins in this family for which functions are known are DNA-binding proteins that assist the filamentation of RecA onto DNA for the initiation of recombination or recombinational repair.), giving the protein MSRSAAGRLTPVFVDHLQLADFRSYTAVDVPLGAGVTTFVGANGQGKTNLVEAIEYLSTLSSHRVSTDQPLVRFGAERAVVRARVQAGLEDTRQLQLEVEITPGKANRAQLNRSPLRRPRELVGVLRTVVFSPEDLAVIKGDPGERRRFLDDLLVTRWPRMAGVRADYDRVLRQRNTLLKSLSGRSRVGPPPPEAASTLEVWDTHLAAAGGELLAARLSTLADLGPHMAKAYADIAPTNNEAAAEYRSSVDLAGRLSRDELAEALRDAMAERRLEEVQRGISLVGPHRDDLVLSLGVLPAKGYASHGESWSFALALRLGSFHLLRSDGIEPVLVLDDVFAELDVTRRERLAGGVSAAEQVLITAAVPADVPAVLQGRRYAVRAGEVTPDE; this is encoded by the coding sequence ATGAGCCGGTCTGCGGCCGGTAGGCTCACCCCCGTGTTCGTCGACCACCTCCAGCTGGCCGACTTCCGCTCCTACACCGCTGTCGACGTGCCGCTCGGCGCGGGGGTCACGACCTTCGTCGGCGCCAACGGGCAGGGCAAGACCAACCTCGTCGAGGCCATCGAGTACCTCTCGACGTTGAGCTCGCACCGGGTCTCCACCGACCAGCCGCTGGTCCGCTTCGGCGCCGAGCGGGCGGTGGTCCGGGCCCGGGTGCAGGCCGGTCTCGAGGACACCCGCCAGCTGCAGCTCGAGGTGGAGATCACCCCCGGCAAGGCCAACCGGGCCCAGCTCAACCGCTCGCCGCTGCGCCGGCCCCGCGAGCTGGTCGGGGTGCTGCGCACCGTCGTCTTCTCCCCCGAGGACCTCGCCGTCATCAAGGGCGACCCGGGCGAGCGGCGCCGGTTCCTGGACGACCTGCTGGTCACCCGGTGGCCCCGGATGGCCGGCGTCCGCGCGGACTACGACCGGGTGCTGCGGCAGCGCAACACCCTGCTCAAGTCCCTCAGCGGGCGCAGCCGCGTCGGCCCGCCCCCACCGGAGGCCGCCTCGACCCTGGAGGTGTGGGACACCCACCTGGCGGCGGCCGGTGGCGAGCTGCTCGCCGCCCGGCTGAGCACGCTCGCCGACCTCGGCCCGCACATGGCGAAGGCCTACGCCGACATCGCGCCCACCAACAACGAGGCCGCGGCCGAGTACCGGTCCTCCGTCGACCTCGCGGGCCGGCTCAGCCGCGACGAGCTGGCCGAGGCGCTCCGCGACGCCATGGCCGAGCGTCGCCTGGAGGAGGTCCAGCGGGGGATCTCCCTGGTCGGCCCGCACCGCGACGACCTCGTGCTCAGCCTCGGTGTGCTGCCGGCCAAGGGCTACGCCAGCCACGGCGAGTCGTGGTCGTTCGCCCTGGCGCTGCGGCTGGGCAGCTTCCACCTGCTGCGCTCGGACGGCATCGAGCCGGTGCTGGTGCTCGACGACGTGTTCGCCGAGCTCGACGTCACCCGCCGGGAACGGCTGGCCGGCGGGGTGAGCGCCGCCGAGCAGGTCCTGATCACGGCCGCCGTACCGGCCGACGTCCCGGCGGTGCTGCAGGGACGGCGCTACGCCGTCCGGGCCGGGGAGGTGACCCCGGATGAGTGA
- the yidD gene encoding membrane protein insertion efficiency factor YidD, with product MKYLLIGLLKVYRLVISPLYGDVCRYHPSCSAYALRAVGVHGAVKGSWLAGRRLLRCHPWASGGYDPVPGTPEFAEEEREQARAAGTLGAGALHEHPGPHHARAGHDPQAHDHDAEIASRRGVN from the coding sequence GTGAAGTACCTGCTGATCGGGCTGCTCAAGGTCTACCGGCTGGTCATCAGCCCGCTCTACGGGGACGTCTGCCGGTACCACCCCAGCTGCTCGGCCTACGCCCTGCGTGCGGTCGGCGTGCACGGGGCGGTCAAGGGCAGCTGGCTCGCCGGGCGCCGGCTGCTGCGCTGCCACCCGTGGGCGTCCGGCGGCTACGACCCGGTGCCCGGCACGCCCGAGTTCGCCGAGGAAGAGCGTGAGCAGGCCCGCGCAGCAGGAACACTGGGGGCAGGCGCACTCCACGAGCACCCCGGACCGCACCACGCACGAGCAGGGCATGACCCGCAAGCCCACGACCACGACGCGGAGATCGCGTCACGACGAGGTGTGAACTGA
- the rnpA gene encoding ribonuclease P protein component — MLPRGSRLNASGDFRSTIRRGVRVGRPTLVVHVGPSGSDGVRVGMVVSKAVGNAVTRNRVKRRLRHLAAAEIGRTPAGTDVVVRALPPAGSAGTGLGQDLASAWTAALRRLGDRS; from the coding sequence GTGCTGCCGCGCGGGTCCCGGCTGAACGCCTCGGGGGACTTCCGCTCGACCATCCGGCGGGGCGTCCGTGTCGGACGACCCACGCTGGTGGTGCACGTCGGCCCCTCGGGGTCTGACGGCGTGCGGGTCGGGATGGTGGTCTCGAAGGCGGTCGGGAACGCGGTGACCCGCAACCGCGTCAAGCGTCGCCTGCGGCACCTGGCGGCGGCGGAGATCGGTCGCACCCCGGCCGGCACCGACGTGGTGGTCCGTGCCCTGCCCCCGGCGGGCAGCGCGGGGACGGGTCTCGGTCAGGACCTGGCGTCGGCGTGGACCGCGGCGCTCCGCAGGTTGGGCGACCGCTCGTGA
- the rpmH gene encoding 50S ribosomal protein L34 yields the protein MSKRTFQPSLRRRSRTHGFRHRMATRAGRAILAARRRKGRNELSA from the coding sequence GTGAGCAAGCGCACTTTCCAGCCCAGCCTCCGGCGTCGCAGCCGTACCCACGGCTTCCGTCACCGCATGGCCACCCGCGCAGGTCGCGCGATCCTGGCGGCTCGTCGCCGCAAGGGTCGCAACGAGCTGTCGGCCTGA
- the gyrB gene encoding DNA topoisomerase (ATP-hydrolyzing) subunit B, translating into MSIGPESSEELPADRTVEAPRNTNSNNPGAYDSESITVLEGLEAVRKRPGMYIGSTGERGLHHLVQEVVDNSVDEAMAGYCDTIDVRVLADGGIRVIDNGRGIPVKLHPKEGIPAVTVALTVLHAGGKFGDGGYKVSGGLHGVGVSVVNALSTHLTVDVYRDGYHWTQSFSLGVPDGPLEQLEATDRTGTTVTFYASSEIFETTVYTYDTLATRFREMAFLNKGLTISITDERPDRVDDQGRPLTDTFCYADGLVDYVKYLIGTKETIHGSVINVEAERPEAGLSLELAMQWNTSYNESVHTFANAINTHEGGTHEEGFRAALTLTANKWAETWGLVRKKEDRLSGEDIREGLTAIISIKLAEPQFEGQTKTKLGNTEARSFTQTVVNDMLGAWFEQNPAEGRQIIRKGQAAAIARVAARKARDAARDRKGLLGRSGLPGKLSDCQSTNPEECEVFIVEGDSAGGSAKGGRDPRIQAILPIRGKILNVEKARIDRIMQNNEVQAIISALGTGVHDDFDVEKLRYHKIVMMADADVDGAHIRTLLLTLMFRFMRPLIEAGHVYLAQPPLFKINWSNSAHELAYTDSERDALLRVGGEEGKRLPRDNAIQRYKGLGEMNPDQLWETTMDPDNRVLLQVTLDDAARADEMFSILMGEDVEQRRNFIQRNAKDVRFLDI; encoded by the coding sequence GTGTCGATCGGCCCGGAGTCCTCCGAGGAGCTGCCGGCCGACCGCACGGTCGAGGCGCCGCGGAACACCAACAGCAACAACCCCGGGGCCTACGACTCGGAGTCGATCACCGTCCTCGAGGGGCTCGAGGCCGTCCGCAAGCGCCCGGGCATGTACATCGGCTCCACGGGCGAGCGCGGTCTGCACCACCTCGTCCAGGAGGTCGTCGACAACTCGGTCGACGAGGCCATGGCCGGCTACTGCGACACCATCGACGTCCGCGTCCTGGCCGACGGCGGCATCCGGGTGATCGACAACGGCCGCGGCATCCCGGTCAAGCTGCACCCGAAGGAGGGCATCCCGGCGGTCACCGTCGCCCTCACCGTGCTGCACGCCGGCGGCAAGTTCGGCGACGGCGGCTACAAGGTGTCCGGCGGCCTGCACGGCGTGGGCGTCTCGGTGGTCAACGCGCTCTCCACCCACCTCACCGTGGACGTCTACCGCGACGGCTACCACTGGACGCAGTCGTTCTCCCTCGGCGTCCCGGACGGACCTCTCGAGCAGCTCGAGGCCACCGACCGCACCGGCACCACGGTCACCTTCTACGCCAGCAGCGAGATCTTCGAGACCACGGTCTACACCTACGACACGCTGGCCACCCGGTTCCGCGAGATGGCCTTCCTCAACAAGGGCCTGACCATCTCCATCACCGACGAGCGGCCCGACCGCGTCGATGACCAGGGGCGGCCGCTCACCGACACGTTCTGCTACGCCGACGGCCTGGTCGACTACGTGAAGTACCTGATCGGCACCAAGGAGACCATCCACGGCTCGGTCATCAACGTCGAGGCCGAGCGCCCCGAGGCCGGCCTGAGCCTCGAGCTGGCGATGCAGTGGAACACCTCCTACAACGAGTCCGTGCACACCTTCGCCAACGCCATCAACACCCACGAGGGCGGCACCCACGAGGAGGGCTTCCGGGCGGCACTGACGCTCACGGCCAACAAGTGGGCCGAGACGTGGGGGCTGGTCCGGAAGAAGGAGGACCGGCTGTCCGGGGAGGACATCCGGGAGGGGCTGACGGCGATCATCTCGATCAAGCTCGCCGAGCCGCAGTTCGAGGGCCAGACCAAGACGAAGCTCGGCAACACCGAGGCACGCTCGTTCACCCAGACCGTGGTCAACGACATGCTGGGTGCCTGGTTCGAGCAGAACCCGGCCGAGGGTCGGCAGATCATCCGCAAGGGCCAGGCCGCTGCCATCGCGCGGGTCGCGGCCCGCAAGGCGCGCGACGCCGCCCGTGACCGCAAGGGCCTGCTGGGCCGCAGCGGCCTCCCCGGCAAGCTCAGCGACTGCCAGTCGACGAACCCCGAGGAGTGCGAGGTCTTCATCGTCGAGGGCGACTCGGCCGGCGGCTCCGCCAAGGGCGGTCGCGACCCCCGGATCCAGGCGATCCTGCCGATCCGCGGGAAGATCCTCAACGTCGAGAAGGCGCGGATCGACCGGATCATGCAGAACAACGAGGTCCAGGCGATCATCTCCGCCCTCGGCACCGGCGTGCACGACGACTTCGACGTCGAGAAGCTGCGCTACCACAAGATCGTGATGATGGCCGACGCCGACGTCGACGGCGCCCACATCCGCACGCTGCTGCTGACGCTGATGTTCCGCTTCATGCGCCCGCTCATCGAGGCCGGCCACGTCTACCTGGCGCAGCCGCCGCTGTTCAAGATCAACTGGAGCAACTCCGCGCACGAGCTCGCCTACACCGACTCCGAGCGGGACGCCCTGCTCCGGGTCGGCGGCGAGGAGGGCAAGCGGCTGCCGCGCGACAACGCGATCCAGCGCTACAAGGGCCTCGGCGAGATGAACCCCGACCAGCTGTGGGAGACCACCATGGACCCCGACAACCGGGTGCTCCTGCAGGTCACCCTCGACGACGCCGCCCGCGCCGACGAGATGTTCTCGATCCTGATGGGCGAGGACGTCGAGCAGCGCAGGAACTTCATCCAGCGCAACGCGAAGGACGTCAGGTTCCTTGACATCTGA
- a CDS encoding DUF721 domain-containing protein: MSEPPQGGPAEGGDGEAADVEPAAAAEQRPAPAEPHDPSGLGLARSVAASLGATARNRPRRRTRPRTERVVGPGPQVSGAHPDDRDPQRLGAAVERLVDSKGWTTEVDARSLLARWPSLVGPTNAAHSHPEAFADTVLTVRTDSTAWATQLRMLAPQLVALLNGALGDGTVTRVDVRGPDGPTWKKGRLSVRDGRGPRDTYG, encoded by the coding sequence ATGAGTGAGCCCCCGCAGGGCGGGCCGGCCGAGGGTGGCGACGGCGAGGCAGCCGACGTCGAGCCCGCGGCCGCCGCCGAGCAGCGGCCGGCTCCCGCCGAGCCGCACGACCCGAGCGGGCTGGGCCTGGCCCGCTCCGTCGCCGCGTCCCTGGGCGCGACCGCCCGCAACCGGCCCCGTCGCCGGACCCGTCCCCGCACCGAGCGGGTCGTGGGACCCGGCCCGCAGGTCTCCGGCGCGCACCCCGACGACCGCGACCCGCAGCGGCTCGGCGCCGCGGTGGAGCGGCTCGTCGACAGCAAGGGCTGGACGACGGAGGTCGACGCCCGCAGCCTGCTGGCCCGCTGGCCCAGCCTCGTCGGGCCGACCAACGCCGCCCACTCGCACCCGGAGGCGTTCGCCGACACCGTCCTCACCGTGCGCACCGACTCGACGGCGTGGGCGACCCAGCTGCGGATGCTCGCGCCGCAGCTCGTCGCGCTGCTGAACGGGGCCCTCGGCGACGGTACGGTGACGCGCGTGGACGTGCGGGGCCCGGACGGGCCGACCTGGAAGAAGGGTCGGTTGTCCGTCCGCGACGGACGGGGCCCGCGGGACACCTATGGCTGA
- the gyrA gene encoding DNA gyrase subunit A, with product MSDQTPEGPVTDRREPVDLQEEIQKSYLDYAMSVIVGRALPDVRDGLKPVHRRVLYAMFDGGYRPDRGWNKCARIVGDVMGQYHPHGDSSIYDTLVRLAQPWVMRYPLVSGQGNFGSPGNDPAAAMRYTECKMAPLAMEMVRDITEDTVDFKPNYDGKESEPVVLPARFPNLLVNGSTGIAVGMATNIPTHNLREVAAAVQWSLEHPEATAEELLAAAMERVSGPDFPNGALIVGRQGIEDAYRTGRGSVTMRAVVDIDEDRSGRTNLVITELPYMVNPDNLALKIAELVNTGKLSGISDIRDNTSSRTGQQLVIVLKRDAQPRVVLNNLYKHTQLQDTFGCNMLALVDDVPRTLRLDQFISYWIEHQVEVIQRRTRHRLADTQARAHIYRGLVKALDALDEVIALIRRSPSTDEAREGLKTLLDIDDPQATAILDMQLRRLAALERQRIIDQLAEYERIIADLEDILARPERQRTIVSEELAEIVDKYGDERRTQIISADGDLSNEDLIPDSDVVVTITRGGYAKRTPTGLYRVQKRGGKGVRGATLRSDDEVDQLFATTNHHWILFFTNKGRVYRAKVWQLPEANRDARGGHVAGLLSFLPDEEIAQVLAVRDYQTAPYLLLATKRGLVKKTALSQYDSPRQAGIIAVNFRDDDDELIGAQLASTSDEVLLISRKGQSIRFPAHDEELRPMGRATSGVTGMKFRADDELLSLSVIKAGENEDDHFVFTVTDGGFAKRTAVAEYRQQGRGGLGIKAMRLNDDRGALVGGLVVTERDQVIAIKASGQITRSAVAEVPVKGRDTMGVKFVGVGGNDSVVVIALNPETTAEAAVIDTAAVDDTEVPVDGSVASATEPGVQEDEGPTAASAEDTALEGDRSSRHGEEE from the coding sequence ATGAGTGACCAGACGCCCGAGGGTCCGGTGACCGACCGGCGGGAGCCGGTGGACCTCCAGGAGGAGATCCAGAAGTCCTACCTGGACTACGCCATGAGCGTGATCGTGGGGCGGGCGCTGCCGGACGTCCGGGACGGGCTGAAGCCCGTGCACCGGCGGGTGCTCTACGCGATGTTCGACGGCGGGTACCGGCCCGACCGCGGGTGGAACAAGTGCGCCCGGATCGTCGGCGACGTGATGGGGCAGTACCACCCGCACGGGGACTCCTCGATCTACGACACCCTCGTCCGGCTCGCCCAGCCGTGGGTGATGCGCTACCCGCTGGTCTCGGGCCAGGGGAACTTCGGCTCGCCGGGCAACGACCCCGCGGCGGCGATGCGCTACACCGAGTGCAAGATGGCGCCGCTGGCCATGGAGATGGTCCGCGACATCACCGAGGACACCGTCGACTTCAAGCCCAACTACGACGGCAAGGAGTCCGAGCCGGTCGTCCTCCCGGCCCGGTTCCCGAACCTGCTGGTCAACGGCTCGACCGGCATCGCCGTCGGCATGGCCACCAACATCCCGACGCACAACCTCCGCGAGGTCGCGGCGGCCGTGCAGTGGTCGCTCGAGCACCCCGAGGCCACCGCCGAGGAGCTGCTCGCCGCCGCCATGGAGCGGGTGAGCGGTCCCGACTTCCCCAACGGCGCGCTCATCGTCGGCCGGCAGGGCATCGAGGACGCCTACCGGACCGGCCGCGGCTCCGTCACCATGCGGGCCGTCGTCGACATCGACGAGGACCGCTCGGGGCGCACGAACCTCGTCATCACCGAGCTGCCCTACATGGTCAACCCGGACAACCTGGCGCTGAAGATCGCCGAGCTGGTGAACACCGGCAAGCTCTCCGGCATCTCCGACATCCGGGACAACACGTCGTCCCGGACCGGTCAGCAGCTGGTGATCGTCCTGAAGCGCGACGCCCAGCCGCGGGTGGTGCTGAACAACCTCTACAAGCACACGCAGCTGCAGGACACCTTCGGCTGCAACATGCTGGCTCTCGTCGACGACGTCCCGCGCACGCTGCGGCTCGACCAGTTCATCTCGTACTGGATCGAGCACCAGGTCGAGGTGATCCAGCGGCGCACGCGGCACCGTCTCGCCGACACCCAGGCCCGCGCCCACATCTACCGGGGCCTGGTCAAGGCGCTGGACGCCCTCGACGAGGTCATCGCCCTCATCCGGCGCAGCCCCAGCACCGACGAGGCGCGCGAGGGCCTCAAGACGCTGCTGGACATCGACGACCCCCAGGCGACGGCGATCCTCGACATGCAGCTCCGCCGGCTGGCGGCCCTGGAGCGGCAGCGGATCATCGACCAGCTCGCCGAGTACGAGCGGATCATCGCCGACCTCGAGGACATCCTGGCCCGGCCCGAGCGGCAGCGGACCATCGTCAGCGAGGAGCTCGCCGAGATCGTCGACAAGTACGGCGACGAGCGGCGCACGCAGATCATCTCCGCCGACGGCGACCTGTCGAACGAGGACCTGATCCCCGACTCCGACGTCGTCGTCACCATCACCCGCGGCGGCTACGCCAAGCGCACCCCGACCGGGCTGTACCGGGTGCAGAAGCGCGGCGGCAAGGGCGTCCGCGGCGCCACGCTGCGCAGCGACGACGAGGTGGACCAGCTGTTCGCCACCACGAACCACCACTGGATCCTGTTCTTCACCAACAAGGGCCGGGTCTACCGCGCGAAGGTGTGGCAGCTGCCCGAGGCCAACCGGGACGCCCGCGGTGGGCACGTCGCCGGGCTGCTGTCCTTCCTGCCCGACGAGGAGATCGCCCAGGTGCTGGCGGTGCGGGACTACCAGACCGCCCCCTACCTGCTGCTGGCCACCAAGCGCGGCCTGGTCAAGAAGACGGCGCTCTCCCAGTACGACTCGCCCCGGCAGGCGGGCATCATCGCCGTCAACTTCCGCGACGACGACGACGAGCTGATCGGCGCCCAGCTGGCCAGCACCTCCGACGAGGTCCTGCTGATCTCGCGCAAGGGCCAGTCGATCCGCTTCCCGGCGCACGACGAGGAGCTCCGGCCGATGGGCCGGGCGACGTCCGGCGTCACCGGGATGAAGTTCCGGGCCGACGACGAGCTCCTCAGCCTCTCGGTCATCAAGGCCGGGGAGAACGAGGACGACCACTTCGTCTTCACCGTCACCGACGGCGGGTTCGCCAAGCGGACCGCGGTGGCGGAGTACCGGCAGCAGGGCCGCGGCGGCCTGGGCATCAAGGCCATGCGGCTGAACGACGACCGGGGCGCCCTGGTCGGCGGGCTGGTGGTCACCGAGCGCGACCAGGTCATCGCCATCAAGGCCAGCGGGCAGATCACCCGGAGCGCCGTGGCCGAGGTGCCGGTCAAGGGCCGTGACACCATGGGGGTCAAGTTCGTCGGAGTGGGCGGGAACGACTCGGTGGTCGTGATCGCGCTCAACCCGGAGACGACCGCCGAGGCTGCCGTGATCGACACGGCCGCGGTGGACGACACCGAGGTGCCGGTGGACGGCTCCGTCGCGTCGGCGACAGAGCCTGGTGTGCAGGAGGACGAGGGCCCGACGGCCGCGTCGGCCGAGGACACCGCCCTCGAGGGTGACCGGTCCTCGAGGCACGGCGAGGAGGAGTGA
- the dnaA gene encoding chromosomal replication initiator protein DnaA: MYSSAPPELRRWLGTGKPVALHQDLMMVAVASNFTRNLLEGRFRGVIETELHTFFARPVQLAVIVDETLVPADESSDEPTGEFERRDGFAAPGEGGHPPLSRDEFARTDHYESPDFRSPPEFDADGYDQHGRDRNGFEPGEFGASSFRTGDAGPHLPPGAPVDGFAAHSGDPNRPRRETDARLNPKYSFETFVIGSSNRFAHAAAIAVAENPGKSYNPLTIYGESGLGKTHLLHALGHYVRNYFDRVRVRYVSTEELTNDFINAISQNKGAEFRRRYRDIDVLLIDDIQFLEGKEQTQEEFFHTFNTLHNAQKQIVMTSDRPPKLLENLEPRLRSRFGWGLITDVQPPDLETRIAILRKKAAQERLTAGPDVLEFIASKIQTNIRELEGALIRVTAFASLNRQQVDMSLAEVVLKDLIPEGGETQINTGMIMAQTAAYFGLTIDDLCGQSRTHVLVTARQIAMYLVRELTDLSLPKIGQQFGGRDHTTVMHADRKIRTLMGERRSVFNQVTELTNRIKQQASQR; this comes from the coding sequence ATCTACTCCTCCGCGCCCCCCGAGCTCCGGCGCTGGCTGGGCACCGGGAAGCCGGTGGCTCTGCACCAGGACCTGATGATGGTCGCGGTGGCCAGCAACTTCACCCGCAACCTCCTCGAGGGCCGCTTCCGCGGTGTGATCGAGACCGAGCTGCACACCTTCTTCGCCCGTCCGGTCCAGCTCGCGGTCATCGTCGACGAGACCCTGGTCCCGGCCGACGAGTCGTCCGACGAGCCGACCGGGGAGTTCGAGCGTCGGGACGGCTTCGCGGCCCCGGGCGAGGGCGGCCACCCCCCGCTGAGTCGGGACGAGTTCGCCCGCACCGACCACTACGAGAGCCCGGACTTCCGCTCGCCCCCGGAGTTCGACGCGGACGGGTACGACCAGCACGGCCGCGACCGCAACGGCTTCGAGCCGGGGGAGTTCGGGGCCAGCAGCTTCCGGACCGGGGACGCCGGCCCGCACCTGCCGCCGGGCGCACCCGTCGACGGCTTCGCCGCCCACAGCGGTGACCCCAACCGGCCTCGGCGCGAGACCGACGCGCGCCTCAACCCGAAGTACTCCTTCGAGACCTTCGTCATCGGCAGCTCCAACCGCTTCGCCCACGCCGCTGCGATCGCCGTCGCCGAGAACCCGGGCAAGTCCTACAACCCGCTGACCATCTACGGGGAGTCCGGGCTGGGCAAGACCCACCTGCTGCACGCGCTCGGTCACTACGTGCGCAACTACTTCGACCGGGTCCGCGTCCGCTACGTCTCCACCGAAGAGCTGACCAACGACTTCATCAACGCGATCAGCCAGAACAAGGGTGCCGAGTTCCGCCGTCGTTACCGCGACATCGACGTGCTGCTCATCGACGACATCCAGTTCCTGGAGGGCAAGGAGCAGACGCAGGAGGAGTTCTTCCACACCTTCAACACGCTGCACAACGCCCAGAAGCAGATCGTCATGACCTCGGACCGGCCGCCGAAGCTGCTGGAGAACCTCGAGCCCCGGCTCCGCAGCCGGTTCGGCTGGGGACTCATCACCGACGTCCAGCCGCCCGACCTCGAGACCCGGATCGCCATCCTGCGGAAGAAGGCCGCGCAGGAGCGGCTCACCGCCGGCCCCGACGTGCTGGAGTTCATCGCCAGCAAGATCCAGACCAACATCCGCGAGCTCGAGGGGGCGCTGATCCGCGTCACCGCCTTCGCCAGCCTCAACCGGCAGCAGGTCGACATGAGCCTGGCCGAGGTCGTCCTCAAGGACCTCATCCCCGAGGGCGGGGAGACCCAGATCAACACCGGCATGATCATGGCCCAGACCGCCGCCTACTTCGGCCTGACGATCGACGACCTCTGCGGGCAGAGCCGCACCCACGTCCTGGTCACGGCCCGGCAGATCGCCATGTACCTCGTGCGCGAGCTCACCGACCTGTCGCTGCCCAAGATCGGCCAGCAGTTCGGCGGCCGCGACCACACCACCGTGATGCACGCGGACCGGAAGATCCGCACGCTCATGGGCGAGCGCCGCAGCGTGTTCAACCAGGTCACCGAGCTCACGAACCGGATCAAGCAGCAGGCGTCGCAGCGCTGA